The Rhodococcus triatomae genome includes a window with the following:
- a CDS encoding glycerol-3-phosphate dehydrogenase/oxidase: MSNQSEVPSLGPIQREQAWDQLQKNEFDMVVIGGGVVGAGTALDAATRGLKVALVEARDYASGTSSRSSKMFHGGLRYLEQFEFGLVREALHERELSLTRLAPHLVKPLRFLFPITHHLWERPYIAAGIFLYDRMGGAKSVPAQKHYTRAGALRLAPGLKRDSLVGGIQYYDTVVDDARHTMTVARTAAHYGAVVRTSTQVVGFLREADRVSGVRVRDVEDGRTAEVRAQVVVNATGVWTDEIQALSRVRGRFRVRSSKGVHIVVPRDRIVSDAAIILRTEKSVLFVIPWGSHWIIGTTDTDWNLDLGHPAATKADIDYILGHVNTVLVTPLTHEDIEGVYAGLRPLLAGESDETSKLSREHAVARVAPGLVAIAGGKYTTYRVMGQDAVDLAVDDIATRVASSVTERVPLVGADGYFALVNQTVSLGEQYGLHSYRIRHLLDRYGSLIGDVLSFADGTPELLAPITDAPSYLQVEAVYAAAAEGALHLDDILARRTRIAIEYAHRGVNCAEQVAALVAPILGWDAATADREVANYCARVAAEIESQQQPDDEAADALRAAAPESRPELLEPVPVSTPVQT, from the coding sequence TTGAGCAACCAGTCGGAAGTACCTTCGCTCGGCCCGATCCAGCGTGAGCAGGCATGGGATCAGTTGCAGAAGAACGAGTTCGACATGGTCGTGATCGGTGGCGGGGTGGTGGGTGCGGGCACCGCGCTCGATGCCGCCACCCGGGGGCTGAAGGTCGCACTGGTGGAGGCCAGGGACTACGCGTCGGGGACGTCGAGTCGGTCGTCGAAGATGTTCCACGGCGGGCTGCGCTATCTCGAACAGTTCGAATTCGGGCTGGTGCGCGAGGCGCTCCACGAGCGCGAGTTGTCGCTGACCCGGCTGGCGCCGCATCTGGTCAAGCCCCTGCGGTTTCTGTTCCCCATCACCCACCACCTGTGGGAGCGGCCGTACATCGCCGCGGGCATCTTCCTGTACGACCGGATGGGCGGAGCAAAATCCGTTCCGGCACAGAAGCATTACACCCGTGCCGGGGCGCTCCGGCTGGCCCCCGGTCTGAAGCGGGACTCGCTCGTCGGGGGTATCCAGTACTACGACACCGTCGTGGACGACGCCCGGCACACCATGACCGTCGCCAGGACGGCCGCGCACTACGGCGCCGTCGTCCGCACGTCCACCCAGGTGGTCGGCTTCCTCCGGGAGGCCGATCGGGTGTCCGGGGTGCGCGTGCGTGACGTCGAGGACGGGCGGACCGCCGAGGTCCGCGCCCAGGTCGTGGTCAACGCGACGGGCGTGTGGACCGACGAGATCCAGGCCCTCTCCCGGGTTCGCGGGCGATTCCGGGTCCGCTCGTCCAAGGGCGTGCACATCGTCGTGCCCCGCGACCGGATCGTCAGCGACGCCGCCATCATCCTGCGGACGGAGAAGTCGGTACTGTTCGTGATTCCGTGGGGCAGCCACTGGATCATCGGCACCACCGACACCGACTGGAACCTCGACCTCGGGCATCCGGCCGCGACGAAGGCCGACATCGACTACATCCTCGGGCACGTCAACACGGTGCTGGTCACGCCGCTCACCCACGAGGACATCGAGGGCGTCTACGCCGGGCTGCGCCCACTGCTCGCCGGCGAGAGCGACGAGACCTCCAAGCTCTCGCGCGAGCACGCCGTGGCCCGGGTCGCCCCCGGGTTGGTCGCCATCGCGGGCGGCAAGTACACCACCTATCGGGTGATGGGACAGGACGCCGTGGACCTGGCGGTGGACGACATCGCCACCCGGGTCGCCTCGTCGGTCACCGAACGCGTCCCGCTGGTCGGGGCGGACGGCTACTTCGCGCTGGTCAACCAGACGGTCAGCCTGGGCGAACAGTACGGGCTGCATTCCTATCGGATCCGGCACCTGCTCGATCGGTACGGCTCGCTGATCGGCGACGTACTCTCCTTCGCCGACGGCACACCCGAACTGCTGGCACCGATCACCGATGCGCCGTCGTATCTGCAGGTGGAGGCCGTCTACGCCGCGGCGGCGGAGGGTGCGCTGCACCTGGACGACATCCTCGCCCGCCGCACTCGTATCGCGATCGAATACGCGCACCGGGGCGTCAACTGTGCCGAGCAGGTGGCGGCACTGGTGGCTCCGATACTGGGTTGGGACGCGGCGACGGCCGATCGCGAGGTCGCGAACTATTGCGCCCGGGTCGCCGCCGAGATCGAATCACAGCAGCAGCCCGACGACGAAGCAGCCGACGCGTTGCGCGCCGCGGCCCCGGAATCACGTCCCGAACTGCTCGAACCGGTCCCGGTCAGTACGCCGGTCCAGACCTGA
- a CDS encoding TIGR03086 family metal-binding protein produces MNDDPDGHGHHAEYADREDWDLGPAADALRRLLPGVTDERLGGPTPCPEWNVAALLDHLIGLSWAFTAAAQKIRVGGEPSGDAGRLPPDWRERLPDQLGLLVAAWRQDGAREGATEAGGVELPADLMGIVALNELVLHGWDLARATGQELEVTPAAVRACHRLFVAAGGGGDDPEGPFGPSVPVPDEATAFDKLLGSAGRDPGWHP; encoded by the coding sequence GTGAACGATGACCCTGACGGCCACGGACACCATGCGGAGTATGCGGACCGAGAGGACTGGGACCTCGGACCGGCGGCGGACGCGCTGCGCCGGTTGCTCCCGGGAGTGACGGACGAACGGCTCGGCGGACCGACGCCGTGCCCGGAGTGGAACGTCGCCGCGCTGCTCGATCACCTGATCGGACTGAGCTGGGCGTTCACCGCCGCCGCCCAGAAGATCCGGGTGGGCGGTGAGCCTTCCGGTGATGCCGGGAGGCTACCGCCGGATTGGCGCGAACGCCTCCCGGACCAGTTGGGGCTGCTGGTCGCCGCGTGGCGGCAGGACGGGGCCCGCGAGGGGGCGACCGAGGCCGGTGGTGTGGAGCTTCCCGCGGACCTGATGGGCATCGTGGCCCTCAACGAACTGGTGCTGCACGGCTGGGACCTGGCGCGAGCGACCGGCCAGGAACTCGAGGTGACCCCCGCGGCGGTACGGGCGTGCCACCGTCTCTTCGTGGCAGCGGGCGGCGGCGGAGACGACCCCGAAGGCCCCTTCGGTCCGTCGGTCCCGGTTCCGGACGAGGCGACGGCGTTCGACAAGCTGCTCGGATCCGCCGGACGCGACCCCGGCTGGCATCCGTGA
- a CDS encoding DNA-formamidopyrimidine glycosylase family protein: protein MPEGDTVWRTAKSLRAVLSGRVLRRTDFRVPRFATTDLAGQEVDEVLSRGKHLLIRVGTSTIHTHLKMEGVWHVYRLGERWRRPGHQARLVLDTDAHTAVGFSLGVTEILGRDREDDVVGHLGPDLLGADWDAAVAAANLRAAGDQPIGLSLLDQRNLAGIGNIYRNEVCFLRGVDPFTPSAQVPDLRGLVTLAQRILFADRDRPVRHRPWVYGRAGQRCRRCGAPLEARDLGGRNVISCPRCQPAFRT from the coding sequence ATGCCCGAGGGCGACACCGTGTGGCGCACCGCGAAGAGCCTGCGTGCGGTGCTGTCCGGGCGAGTGCTGCGCCGCACCGATTTCCGGGTGCCCCGGTTCGCCACCACCGACCTGGCGGGCCAGGAGGTCGACGAGGTGCTCAGCCGCGGCAAGCACCTGCTGATCCGGGTCGGCACGTCCACGATCCACACGCACCTGAAGATGGAGGGCGTGTGGCACGTCTACCGCCTGGGCGAGCGGTGGCGACGCCCCGGCCATCAGGCTCGGCTCGTCCTCGACACCGATGCTCACACCGCCGTCGGGTTCTCACTCGGAGTCACCGAGATACTGGGCCGCGACCGCGAGGACGACGTAGTCGGCCATCTCGGCCCCGACCTTCTCGGTGCGGATTGGGATGCGGCGGTCGCCGCCGCCAACCTGCGCGCTGCCGGCGACCAGCCGATCGGTCTGTCCCTGCTCGACCAGCGCAATCTCGCCGGTATCGGCAATATCTACCGCAACGAGGTGTGCTTCCTCCGAGGCGTTGACCCGTTCACTCCGTCCGCGCAGGTCCCCGACCTCCGCGGCCTCGTCACACTCGCCCAGCGAATCCTGTTCGCCGACCGCGACCGGCCGGTGCGGCACCGCCCGTGGGTGTACGGGCGAGCCGGACAGCGCTGCCGCCGTTGCGGCGCTCCACTCGAGGCGCGGGATCTCGGTGGCCGCAACGTGATCTCGTGTCCCCGATGTCAGCCCGCGTTCCGGACCTGA
- a CDS encoding ATP-dependent helicase, translated as MSTALDRFSAATRQWFDGAFPAPTEAQLGAWESIASGTNTLVVAPTGSGKTLSAFLWSLDRLATDREAIRGAGGADTGGGKDAPRRSTRVLYLSPLKALGVDVERNLRAPLVGITQTARRLGLEPPEIRVGVRSGDTPASARRQLVTNPPDILITTPESLFLMLTSSARESLAGVETVIVDEVHAVAGTKRGAHLALSLERLDDLLARPAQRIGLSATVRPREEIGRFLSGSAPIRIVAPPSPKMFDLTVQVPVEDMTELGLAEPGEDSESATPQAGSIWPHVEERIVDLVLSHRSSIVFANSRRLAEKLTARLNELYTEKLGESVERTGKPPAQIGASTDVNYGAGPLLARAHHGSVSKDQRAVIEDDLKTGRLRCVVATSSLELGIDMGAVDLVIQVESPPSVSSGLQRVGRAGHQVGEISRGVVFPKHRTDLLHCAVTVERMVTGKIEALAVPANPLDILAQHTVAATSLDTVDVDDWFDTVRRSGSFATLPRSAYESTLDLLAGRYPSDEFAELRPRLVWDRDANTLTGRPGSQRLAVTSGGAIPDRGLFAVYMVGEKASRVGELDEEMVYESRVGDVFALGATSWRIEEITFDRVLVSPAYGLPGRLPFWHGDGLGRPAELGEALGAFLREISLGHEEAAAERARTGGLDENATTNLLQLVAEQKAATGQVPTDRTLVVERFRDELGDWRLVLHSPYGQRVHAPWALGVNARLRENLGVEANATASDDGIIVRLPDTEDAPPGADLFSFDPDDIEDLVTEQVGGSALFASRFRECAARALLLPRRTPGKRAPLWQQRQRSAQLLDVARKFPTFPILLETVRECLQDVYDLPALKDLFVRVARRQVRLVEVETASPSPFAGAMLFNYVGEFLYEGDSPLAERRAAALSLDATLLAELLGRVELRELLDADVLAEAERELQRLAPDRRARDLEGVADLLRLLGPLTTEEVAARSTTDPGRWLEELHASTRALQVSFAGTSWWAPIEDAARLRDGLGVPLPIGTPAAFVEPVADPLGDLIGRFARTHGPFTTADAAARFGLGPAVVRDVLVRLAADKRVVEGEFRPGGQGSEWCDASVLRRLRRRSLAAARQEVEPVGTAALGRFLPNWQHVGGTLRGVDGVATVLEQLAGVPLPASALESLVLPARVADYSPAMLDELTASGEVLWAGAGAISGKDGWLTVHPSDTAPLTLVGPAPSDPTELQARILDTLSGGGAYFFRQLSDTLQMNDDAALAAALWDLVWLGYVGNDTLAPVRALLSDTSRRTTSHRAPRRAPRTRSLRAGALPSRGGPPTVAGRWSLLPAPEPDPTLRASATAELLLERYGVVTRGSVTSESVPGGFALMYKVLGTFEDSGRCRRGHFVETLGGAQFSTPHVVDRLRSYADSLEGRHRAAPAVTLAATDPANPYGAALPWPARSDDSPAHRPGRKAGGLVVLVDGMLALFVERGGRTVLTFDDDPGVLRTAVQSLAGVVENRGVDKIVIEKVDGASIHGHDFAAILTESGFSATPRGFRLRS; from the coding sequence GTGAGTACCGCGCTCGACCGTTTCTCCGCCGCCACCCGGCAGTGGTTCGACGGCGCCTTCCCCGCCCCCACCGAGGCGCAGCTCGGTGCCTGGGAGTCGATCGCGAGCGGGACGAACACACTGGTCGTCGCCCCCACCGGCTCGGGAAAGACGCTGTCGGCGTTCCTGTGGTCGCTGGACCGCCTGGCGACGGACCGGGAAGCGATCCGAGGCGCAGGCGGTGCAGACACGGGCGGCGGGAAAGACGCGCCGCGACGCAGCACCCGGGTGCTGTACCTCTCCCCGCTCAAGGCGCTCGGTGTGGACGTCGAGCGGAACCTGCGGGCGCCGCTCGTCGGGATCACCCAGACGGCGCGCCGCCTGGGTCTCGAACCTCCCGAGATCCGTGTCGGAGTGCGCTCCGGAGACACTCCGGCGAGCGCCCGGCGTCAACTGGTGACCAACCCCCCGGACATCCTCATCACCACGCCGGAGTCACTGTTCCTCATGCTGACGTCCTCGGCCCGCGAGAGCCTCGCCGGTGTCGAGACCGTCATCGTCGACGAGGTCCATGCCGTGGCCGGCACCAAACGCGGCGCTCATCTGGCGTTGTCCCTCGAACGGCTCGACGATCTGCTGGCCCGTCCCGCCCAGCGGATCGGGCTGTCGGCGACGGTGCGTCCGCGCGAGGAGATCGGGCGGTTCCTCTCCGGCTCCGCACCGATTCGCATCGTCGCTCCCCCGTCGCCGAAGATGTTCGACCTCACCGTCCAGGTGCCGGTCGAGGACATGACCGAACTCGGGCTCGCCGAGCCGGGCGAGGACTCCGAGTCGGCGACACCACAGGCCGGATCGATCTGGCCGCACGTCGAGGAACGCATCGTCGACCTCGTCCTGAGCCACCGTTCGTCGATCGTGTTCGCCAACTCGCGGCGCCTCGCGGAGAAGCTCACGGCCCGGCTCAACGAGCTCTATACCGAGAAGCTCGGCGAATCCGTCGAACGCACCGGCAAGCCACCCGCCCAGATCGGGGCGTCCACCGACGTCAACTACGGTGCCGGGCCCCTCCTCGCGCGTGCCCACCACGGCTCCGTGAGCAAGGATCAGCGGGCCGTGATCGAGGACGATCTCAAGACCGGGCGTCTGCGGTGCGTCGTCGCCACCAGCAGCCTCGAACTCGGTATCGACATGGGCGCAGTCGATCTGGTGATCCAGGTCGAGTCCCCGCCGTCGGTCTCGAGTGGGCTACAGCGCGTCGGCCGGGCCGGGCACCAGGTCGGCGAGATATCCCGGGGCGTCGTCTTCCCCAAACACCGAACGGATCTGCTGCACTGCGCCGTCACCGTGGAGCGCATGGTCACCGGAAAGATCGAGGCTCTCGCGGTTCCGGCCAACCCGCTCGACATCCTCGCCCAGCACACGGTGGCCGCGACGTCCCTCGACACCGTCGACGTCGACGACTGGTTCGACACGGTACGTCGCAGTGGATCCTTTGCGACGCTTCCTCGTTCGGCGTACGAATCCACTCTCGACCTGCTCGCCGGCCGCTACCCCTCGGACGAGTTCGCCGAGCTGCGGCCCCGGCTGGTGTGGGACCGGGACGCCAACACCCTGACCGGACGCCCCGGCTCGCAGCGGTTGGCCGTCACCTCCGGCGGGGCAATTCCCGACCGCGGCCTGTTCGCCGTCTACATGGTGGGCGAGAAGGCTTCCCGGGTGGGCGAACTCGACGAGGAGATGGTCTACGAGTCACGCGTCGGTGACGTCTTCGCGCTCGGCGCGACCAGCTGGCGAATCGAGGAGATCACCTTCGACCGGGTCCTGGTCAGCCCTGCGTACGGGCTACCCGGCCGGTTGCCCTTCTGGCACGGCGACGGGCTGGGGCGTCCCGCCGAACTCGGTGAGGCACTGGGCGCGTTCCTCCGGGAGATCTCGCTCGGCCACGAGGAGGCCGCGGCCGAGCGTGCCCGCACCGGGGGTCTCGACGAGAACGCCACCACCAACCTGCTGCAACTGGTCGCCGAGCAGAAGGCCGCCACCGGTCAGGTGCCCACCGATCGCACTCTCGTGGTGGAGCGGTTCCGCGACGAACTCGGCGACTGGCGGCTCGTCCTGCACTCACCGTACGGGCAGCGTGTCCACGCTCCCTGGGCGCTGGGCGTGAATGCGAGACTGCGGGAGAACCTCGGAGTGGAGGCCAATGCCACCGCGTCCGACGACGGGATCATCGTCCGTCTCCCGGACACCGAGGACGCCCCGCCCGGTGCGGATCTGTTCTCGTTCGACCCCGACGACATCGAGGACCTCGTCACCGAGCAGGTCGGCGGTTCGGCGCTGTTCGCCTCCCGGTTCCGCGAATGCGCCGCCCGCGCACTGTTGTTGCCGCGCCGTACCCCGGGAAAGCGGGCGCCGCTGTGGCAGCAGCGACAGCGGTCGGCGCAGTTGCTGGACGTCGCCCGCAAGTTCCCGACGTTCCCGATCCTGCTCGAGACCGTCCGCGAATGCCTGCAGGACGTGTACGACCTCCCGGCGCTGAAGGATCTGTTCGTGCGGGTCGCCCGTCGTCAGGTACGCCTGGTCGAGGTCGAGACCGCGTCGCCGTCACCGTTCGCAGGCGCCATGCTGTTCAACTACGTCGGCGAGTTCCTGTACGAGGGCGACAGCCCACTCGCCGAGCGGCGCGCCGCCGCACTGTCACTCGACGCGACACTGCTCGCCGAGTTGCTCGGCCGGGTCGAACTGCGCGAGCTACTCGACGCCGACGTCCTCGCCGAGGCCGAACGCGAACTCCAACGTCTGGCGCCGGATCGACGGGCGCGGGACCTCGAGGGCGTGGCGGACCTGCTCCGTCTCCTCGGACCGCTCACCACCGAGGAAGTGGCCGCCCGGTCCACCACCGACCCCGGCCGATGGCTCGAGGAACTGCACGCGAGCACCCGCGCCCTCCAGGTGTCGTTCGCCGGGACGTCGTGGTGGGCGCCGATCGAGGACGCGGCGAGACTGCGCGACGGGCTGGGTGTCCCGTTGCCGATCGGGACGCCTGCGGCCTTCGTCGAACCGGTCGCGGACCCGTTGGGCGACCTGATCGGCAGGTTCGCACGTACCCACGGCCCGTTCACCACCGCCGACGCCGCGGCGAGATTCGGGCTCGGCCCGGCAGTCGTCCGTGACGTCCTCGTCCGTCTGGCCGCCGACAAGCGCGTCGTCGAGGGCGAGTTCCGCCCCGGCGGCCAGGGCTCGGAATGGTGCGACGCCTCGGTCCTGCGGCGGCTGCGGCGCCGGTCGCTCGCCGCAGCCCGGCAGGAGGTCGAGCCGGTGGGCACCGCGGCACTCGGCCGCTTCCTGCCGAACTGGCAACACGTCGGCGGCACACTGCGCGGCGTCGACGGTGTCGCCACGGTCCTCGAACAGCTCGCGGGCGTTCCGCTCCCGGCATCGGCGCTGGAATCCCTCGTACTTCCGGCCCGCGTGGCGGACTACTCCCCCGCCATGCTCGACGAGCTCACCGCCTCCGGCGAAGTGCTCTGGGCCGGCGCCGGGGCGATCTCCGGAAAGGACGGCTGGCTCACGGTGCACCCGTCGGACACCGCGCCGCTGACCCTCGTCGGCCCGGCTCCGTCGGATCCGACGGAGCTTCAGGCGCGCATCCTCGACACGCTCTCCGGGGGCGGCGCCTACTTCTTCCGGCAACTCTCGGACACGCTGCAGATGAACGACGACGCGGCGCTGGCGGCGGCGCTGTGGGACCTGGTGTGGCTCGGGTACGTGGGCAACGACACCCTCGCGCCCGTACGCGCGCTGCTGTCGGACACCTCGCGCCGGACCACCAGTCATCGTGCGCCCCGCCGCGCACCGCGCACCCGCTCGCTGCGCGCCGGAGCACTGCCGTCGCGAGGCGGCCCCCCGACCGTCGCGGGGCGGTGGTCCCTGCTCCCGGCCCCCGAACCCGACCCGACCCTGCGGGCCAGCGCGACCGCCGAGCTGCTGCTCGAGCGCTACGGGGTCGTCACCCGCGGCTCCGTGACGAGCGAGAGCGTTCCCGGGGGCTTCGCACTGATGTACAAGGTGCTCGGCACCTTCGAGGACAGCGGCCGATGCCGTCGGGGGCACTTCGTGGAGACGCTCGGCGGGGCACAGTTCTCCACCCCACACGTGGTGGATCGCCTCCGCAGCTACGCCGACTCGCTCGAGGGCAGACACCGGGCAGCGCCCGCCGTCACCCTCGCGGCCACCGATCCGGCCAACCCGTACGGCGCCGCACTGCCGTGGCCGGCCCGCTCGGACGACTCCCCCGCCCATCGCCCGGGGCGCAAGGCGGGTGGGCTCGTCGTTCTCGTCGACGGAATGCTCGCACTGTTCGTCGAGCGCGGCGGGCGTACCGTGCTCACCTTCGACGACGACCCCGGCGTCCTCCGCACCGCCGTCCAATCGCTGGCCGGAGTGGTCGAGAACCGAGGAGTGGACAAGATCGTGATCGAGAAGGTCGACGGCGCGAGTATCCACGGACACGATTTCGCTGCGATCCTCACCGAGTCCGGCTTCTCCGCGACGCCGCGGGGATTCCGACTCCGGAGCTGA
- the amaB gene encoding L-piperidine-6-carboxylate dehydrogenase — MTPPDPEALRDRALRALHRCGAQLPGSGDLVARTPITDTPLAEVPVSCAADVEAALAAAAHTFRDWRSTPAPVRGATVRRLGELLAEHKSDLAELVTLEAGKIESEALGEVQEMIDVCDFAVGLSRQLYGVTMASERPGHRLSETWHPLGVVAVVSAFNFPVAVWSWNTAIALVCGDTVLWKPSERTPLTATACAALLARAARETGAPEAVHQLLYGGTDIGEVLVDDPRVALVSATGSVAMGRAVAPRVAARFGRCLLELGGNNGAVVAPSADLDLAVRGIVFSAAGTAGQRCTTLRRLIVHSSVVDEVVDRIAAAYRSLRVGDPFAPGVLVGPLIDAGAHRAMTAALDTARADGGEVVCGGQRIGEIGYYVTPALVRMPEQTEIVRTETFAPILYVLTYEEFDEAIALHNAVPQGLSSSIFTTDQREAERFLSADGSDCGIANVNIGTSGAEIGGAFGGEKETGGGRESGSDSWKAYMRRATNTVNYSDELPLAQGVEFG, encoded by the coding sequence GTGACGCCACCGGACCCCGAGGCTCTCCGGGACCGAGCTCTCCGTGCGCTGCACCGCTGCGGCGCGCAGCTACCCGGCTCAGGTGACCTCGTCGCCCGTACGCCGATCACCGACACCCCGCTGGCCGAGGTCCCGGTGAGCTGCGCCGCCGACGTCGAGGCCGCACTCGCCGCCGCGGCGCACACGTTCCGCGACTGGCGGTCCACGCCCGCGCCGGTGCGGGGTGCCACGGTCCGTCGGCTCGGCGAGCTGCTCGCCGAACACAAGAGCGATCTGGCCGAGCTGGTCACCCTCGAGGCCGGGAAGATCGAGTCCGAGGCGCTCGGCGAGGTCCAGGAGATGATCGACGTCTGTGACTTCGCGGTGGGCCTGTCCCGTCAGCTCTACGGCGTGACGATGGCGTCCGAACGGCCCGGACACCGGCTGTCGGAGACCTGGCACCCGCTCGGGGTCGTCGCCGTCGTGTCGGCATTCAACTTCCCGGTCGCCGTGTGGTCCTGGAACACCGCCATCGCGCTCGTGTGCGGCGACACGGTGCTGTGGAAGCCGTCCGAACGAACTCCGCTGACCGCCACGGCCTGTGCCGCGTTGCTCGCTCGGGCCGCGCGGGAGACCGGTGCACCGGAGGCCGTCCACCAGTTGCTGTACGGCGGCACCGACATCGGCGAGGTCCTGGTCGACGATCCGCGCGTAGCCCTGGTCAGCGCGACGGGTTCGGTGGCGATGGGCCGCGCGGTGGCGCCGCGGGTGGCCGCCCGGTTCGGACGCTGCCTGCTCGAACTCGGCGGGAACAACGGGGCCGTCGTCGCCCCGTCCGCCGACCTCGACCTGGCCGTGCGGGGCATCGTGTTCTCCGCCGCCGGGACGGCCGGCCAGCGGTGCACCACACTGCGCCGGCTGATCGTGCACTCCTCGGTGGTCGACGAGGTCGTGGACCGCATCGCGGCCGCCTACCGTTCACTGCGCGTGGGCGACCCGTTCGCACCGGGAGTCCTGGTCGGCCCGCTGATCGACGCCGGAGCCCATCGGGCGATGACCGCTGCCCTCGACACCGCGCGCGCCGACGGCGGCGAAGTCGTCTGCGGCGGGCAACGGATCGGCGAGATCGGGTACTACGTCACCCCCGCACTGGTGCGGATGCCGGAACAGACCGAGATCGTCAGAACCGAGACCTTCGCGCCGATCCTCTACGTGCTCACCTACGAGGAATTCGACGAGGCGATCGCGCTGCACAACGCGGTACCGCAGGGACTGTCCTCGTCGATCTTCACCACCGATCAGCGCGAGGCGGAACGGTTCCTGTCCGCGGACGGATCCGACTGCGGTATCGCGAACGTCAACATCGGCACCTCGGGCGCGGAGATCGGCGGCGCCTTCGGTGGCGAGAAGGAGACGGGCGGGGGCCGCGAATCCGGATCCGACTCCTGGAAGGCTTACATGCGCCGGGCGACCAACACCGTCAACTACTCCGACGAGCTTCCCCTCGCCCAGGGGGTCGAGTTCGGCTGA
- the hglS gene encoding 2-oxoadipate dioxygenase/decarboxylase, with protein MVETSELRARFARALSAMYGHEVPAYTTLVQVTSEVNADFAAAHPARAERWGSLARVSAERHGAVRLGTPAEMYEAAQLFAGFGMHPVGFYDLRDAASPVPVVSTAFRPIDPAELSRNPFRVFTSLLAVADRRFFDIDLAARLDRFLAARSLFAPELLALATRAERDGGLPEPAATEFVDRATAVFALTDAPVDRAWYRELEAVSPVAADIGGVAGTHVNHLTPRVLDIDELYRRMTDRGIAMIDRIQGPPRWSGPAVLLRQTSFRALAEPRRFLEPDGTIAEGTLRVRFGEVEARGVALTPAGRALYDRLDGADASIWEREFPADEEDLDRQGLAYFTYRQGTDGRVVREPIVYEDFLPASAAGIFRSNLDADTVRVHPQTATSGGYDVDRLAGFLGRPIHDPFDLYRRQQQSSRRTASPGPPARKDPPSERTPS; from the coding sequence ATGGTTGAAACGTCGGAGCTGCGCGCGCGTTTCGCGCGGGCGCTGTCCGCCATGTACGGGCACGAGGTCCCCGCCTACACCACGCTGGTCCAGGTCACGAGCGAGGTCAACGCGGATTTCGCTGCGGCACATCCCGCCCGTGCCGAACGGTGGGGCAGCCTGGCACGGGTGAGCGCCGAGCGCCACGGCGCCGTCCGGCTCGGCACCCCGGCCGAGATGTACGAGGCCGCGCAACTGTTCGCCGGATTCGGCATGCACCCGGTCGGCTTCTACGATCTCCGCGATGCGGCCTCCCCCGTGCCCGTGGTCTCGACGGCATTCCGCCCGATCGATCCCGCGGAACTGTCCCGAAATCCCTTCCGTGTCTTCACGTCACTGCTCGCCGTCGCCGACCGGCGATTCTTCGACATCGACCTCGCCGCCCGGCTGGACCGCTTCCTCGCCGCCCGGTCGCTGTTCGCACCCGAGCTACTCGCACTCGCGACCCGGGCCGAACGAGACGGTGGGCTTCCGGAGCCGGCAGCCACCGAATTCGTCGATCGGGCCACCGCCGTGTTCGCGCTGACGGACGCGCCGGTGGATCGCGCCTGGTACCGCGAGCTCGAAGCCGTCTCCCCGGTCGCCGCGGACATCGGCGGGGTCGCCGGGACCCACGTCAACCACCTCACTCCGCGCGTCCTCGACATCGACGAGCTGTACCGGCGAATGACCGACCGCGGAATCGCGATGATCGACCGGATCCAGGGTCCTCCGCGATGGTCCGGCCCCGCGGTCCTGCTCCGGCAGACTTCGTTTCGTGCCCTCGCCGAACCACGCCGGTTCCTGGAGCCGGACGGCACGATCGCCGAGGGCACGCTACGCGTACGGTTCGGCGAGGTCGAGGCGCGAGGTGTGGCGCTGACTCCGGCCGGACGCGCCCTGTACGACCGTCTCGACGGCGCGGACGCCTCGATCTGGGAGCGCGAATTCCCCGCCGACGAGGAGGATCTCGACCGTCAGGGGCTCGCCTACTTCACCTACCGACAAGGCACCGATGGCCGGGTGGTCCGGGAACCGATCGTCTACGAGGACTTCCTTCCCGCGTCGGCCGCGGGGATCTTCCGCTCGAACCTCGACGCGGACACCGTGCGGGTCCACCCGCAGACAGCTACCTCGGGCGGCTACGACGTGGACCGACTCGCCGGATTTCTCGGACGGCCGATCCACGACCCGTTCGACCTCTACCGTCGACAACAGCAGAGTTCGCGACGAACGGCCTCGCCCGGCCCACCCGCCCGGAAAGATCCCCCGTCGGAAAGGACACCATCGTGA
- a CDS encoding Lrp/AsnC family transcriptional regulator, which produces MGEHARNDTHPAPLDDIDRVLMRELVADGRATLAVLAEKAGLSVSAVQSRVRRLEARKVIRGYSAKVDPEALGHGLSAFVAITPLDPSQPDDAPARLRHLPAIEACHSVAGDESYVLLVRVATPRHLEQLLQDIRATANVHTRSTIILHTFYEL; this is translated from the coding sequence GTGGGCGAACACGCGAGGAACGACACGCATCCGGCACCGCTCGACGACATCGATCGGGTGCTGATGCGCGAGCTGGTGGCGGACGGCCGGGCCACGCTCGCGGTACTCGCGGAGAAAGCGGGGCTCTCGGTGTCGGCGGTGCAGTCCCGGGTCCGCCGCCTCGAGGCCCGGAAGGTGATTCGCGGGTACAGCGCCAAGGTGGACCCGGAAGCTCTCGGTCACGGATTGTCGGCATTCGTCGCCATCACTCCTCTCGACCCGTCGCAGCCCGACGACGCCCCGGCACGCCTGCGGCACCTGCCCGCGATCGAGGCGTGCCACTCCGTCGCGGGTGACGAGAGCTACGTCCTGCTGGTGCGGGTCGCGACACCCAGACATCTCGAGCAGCTGCTCCAGGACATCAGGGCCACCGCCAACGTGCATACCCGTAGCACCATCATCCTGCATACATTTTACGAACTCTGA